From a single Amphiprion ocellaris isolate individual 3 ecotype Okinawa chromosome 18, ASM2253959v1, whole genome shotgun sequence genomic region:
- the sbk1 gene encoding serine/threonine-protein kinase SBK1, whose protein sequence is MQDHGGERQVASSLPHSVKASLSLSPSGPGRVGSGGGSPTSKMGYCGGVPVEDMQALAITSLSAADVAKQYEHIRELGKGTYGKVDLVAHRTQGTKMALKFVTKNKTKLKSFLREYSLTGSLSCSPFIIKVLDVLFETEDSYVFGQEYAPAGDLFDIIPPQVGLPEEMVKRCMQQLGLALDFMHSKNLVHRDVKPENVLLFDRECRRIKLADFGMTRRVGCRVKRVSGTIPYTAPEVCRASRAEGFLVTTSLDVWAFGVLVFCMLTGNFPWEAALPADAFYEEFRRWQKAGCPVGTYPSQWRRFTDDALRMFQRLLAAEPEKRCGVKDVFCFVKYELVSELRRRASCRAKRGERSSSGVCTGSCTSSSSTTSRSSHRHPEPSTPPGTSCLRPAPLKRSVLSDPLSPREESGQHQSPGRDKNKSQMVMATAIEICV, encoded by the exons TCTGCCCCACAGCGTCAAGGCGAGCCTGTCTCTTTCTCCATCTGGACCGGGACGGGTGGGAAGTGGCGGGGGCTCCCCTACATCCAAAATGGGCTACTGTGGAGGGGTGCCAGTGGAGGACATGCAGGCCCTGGCTATCACCTCTCTGTCAGCAGCAGATGTAGCCAAACAGTATGAGCACATCCGCGAGCTGGGGAAGGGCACGTATGGCAAGGTGGACCTGGTGGCGCACAGGACGCAGG GCACCAAGATGGCGTTAAAGTTTGTTACCAAGAATAAGACGAAGCTGAAAAGTTTCCTGCGGGAATACAGTCTAACAGGCTCACTTAGCTGCAGCCCTTTCATCATCAAAGTCCTGGACGTGCTTTTTGAGACAGAGGACAGCTATGTGTTTGGACAAGAATATGCCCCCGCCGGGGACCTTTTTGACATCATACCCCCACAG GTGGGTCTGCCAGAGGAAATGGTCAAACGCTGCATGCAGCAGCTGGGTTTGGCCCTGGACTTTATGCACAGTAAAAACCTGGTGCATCGGGATGTCAAACCTGAGAATGTGCTCTTGTTTGACCGCGAGTGCCGCCGCATCAAGCTGGCTGACTTTGGCATGACCCGGAGGGTGGGCTGCCGTGTGAAACGGGTGAGCGGCACCATCCCCTACACAGCTCCAGAGGTGTGCCGCGCCAGCCGTGCAGAGGGTTTCCTTGTGACCACCAGTCTGGATGTGTGGGCGTTCGGGGTGCTGGTGTTCTGCATGCTGACAGGCAACTTCCCCTGGGAGGCAGCTTTACCAGCCGACGCCTTCTACGAGGAGTTTCGGCGCTGGCAGAAAGCCGGGTGTCCTGTGGGAACGTATCCGTCCCAGTGGCGCCGCTTCACCGACGATGCTCTTCGCATGTTTCAGAGGCTGCTCGCTGCCGAGCCGGAAAAACGCTGTGGAGTCAAGGACGTCTTCTGCTTTGTCAAGTACGAGCTGGTCAGCGAGCTCAGGCGAAGAGCGTCTTGCCGAGCGAAGAGGGGCGAGAGGTCGAGCTCGGGGGTATGCACTGGCAGTTGCACCTCCTCATCATCCACTACTTCACGTTCCTCCCACAGACACCCTGAACCCTCCACCCCGCCGGGAACTTCCTGCCTGCGACCAGCGCCGCTCAAACGTAGTGTCCTCTCCGACCCGCTGTCTCCCAGAGAGGAGTCTGGACAGCACCAGTCTCCAGGCCGAGACAAGAACAAAAGCCAGATGGTGATGGCAACGGCCATCGAAATCTGCGTGTGA